The genomic stretch TTTCGCCGATCAGATAGACGGCGGCGAGGAACACGAAGATGCACGCGACGAAGACGCCGACCGCGAGCGGGTAGAGTCCCCACCACGGTGCGAAGTAGGCGGACCACACGTCGGTCGCGTGGCGGTCGATCTTGGCACGTCCGAGGCTCGCCACGATGATGCCCAGCCACAAAGCGCTCCACAAACTGGATACACCGAAGAGGATCGTGTAGACGCGCTGCGAGGCCGGTTCTTGGCGCGCGTCGTAGTGGCGAAACGTGAAGGCCGTGCCACGCACCACGATGCCCACGAGCAAAGCCAGCATCGGCACGTGCAGCGCGATCATCAACGTGGTGAACACCGTCGGAAAACCCATGAAGAGGATCACCACGACGAGGATGAGCCAGATGTGGTTGGCCTCCCACACGGGTCCCATGGCGTCGTTGATGACGTGCTTTTGGCGTTCGCGCCGTGCGCCGGCCGGAAGCAGTTCGACGATGCCTGCTCCGTAGTCCGAGCCGCCGAGCAGGACGTAGAGCAGGAGGGAGGCGCCGATGAAGAAGACGAGGACGTCGACCATTCAGCCTCCGAGTGTTCGTTCCGCGGTGGTGATTTGGCGCCGCAGCAACCACACGGTCACGACGGCCAGCGTGAGGTAGAGGGTGAGAAACAGGTAGAAGTGGTAGACCATCCCCGGCACCGGGGTCACCGCGTCCGCCGTTCGCATTACGCCGTAGATGATCCACGGCTGTCGGCCGACCTCGGTCACGATCCAGCCTGCTTCGATCGCGATCATGCCCATCGGGACGAAGGCGACGAGCGTCCGGAGAAACCACCGCGGGAAGTGCTTCTTCCGCAGGAACCAGAAGTAGAGCAATGCGACGGCCGCCATCGCCATGCCGATCCCGACCATGATTTGAAACGCCACGTGCACGATCACGACGGGGGGCCACTCGTCGCGCGGAAAACGATCGAGCCCGATCACCTCGGCGTCGAAGTCGTCGTGCGCGAGAAAGCTGAGCATGCCCGGCAACGGAACACCCATGCGCATCTCTTGTGTATCCACGTCGGGGATACCGCCGATCCAGAGCGGGGCGCGGGTGGAAGTGTGAAAGTGCCCCTCCATCGCGGCGAGTTTCGCCGGCTGGAGTTCCGCCACGCGTTGTGCGGCGAAGTGTCCCGCGAGCGGTTGCAGCAGCGAGGCGGTCGCGCCGAACACCATCGCGATCTTCATCGCCCGCATGTGCAGGCTCGGCGCCCTGCCGCGCAGAAAGAGAAACGCGTGAATGCCGCCGACACCGAAGCCGACGGCCTGGAGGGCGGCGAGCTGCATGTGGATCGTCTGGTGCAGCCAGGCGGCGTTGAACATCGCCGCCACGGGATCGACGTCGCTCGCGACACCGTTCTCCCACGTGAAGCCGGCTGGGGCGTTCATCCAACCGTTGGCCGCGACCACGAACACGCCCGACATGAATCCCGTGACGCCCACCGCCAGACCCGTGCACCAATGCACCCAAGGGCGCATGCGTTTCCAGCCGTAGAGAAACAACCCGATCGCGACCGCCTCGAGAAAGAACGCCGTGCCTTCCCACGAAAACGGCATACCGATGATCGCGCCCGCGTGCTCCATGAAGCCCGGCCAAAGCAAGCCGAGTTCGAACGACAACACCGTGCCCGAGACCGCTCCCACGGCGAACAGGATCGCCACGCCCTTCATCCACATCTTCGTGAGCGCGAGATACTCTTCGTCTCCTCGCTTCAGATGGAACCAATGCGCGGCCGACATGAGGAACGGCATCGTCATGCCGATCGCGGCGAAGACGATGTGGAAGCCGAGCGAGAACGCCATCGTCGCGCGTGCGGCGAGCAGATTGTCCATAGGCGCATCTACGCAACGCCTCCACACGCGCCGGGCAAGATCGACCGACGGTTTGCGCCGGACGATGAGCGACGCTTCTCGTCTCGATCAGGAGTCGGGTCTGTGGCGCGGCGGCGACGGACGCTTCATGCTCTCGATCACGCCGCGAAGCCACTCGATCGACTCGGGAAAGACGGTGTGCGCCTCGCCGGGGAAAACTTGCTTCACGACCTGCGCTCCCATGGCTCGCAGCACGCGCTCACCGGCCTCGACGTGCGCCAGCGGGATGTGTGCGTCTAGTTCCGCGCAAGCGAGCAACACTGGGACGTCCTCGAGGTGACTGCCGGACGGCGGTTCACGGTCGAGCGGACCGATCAGCGCGCCGCTCAGGCCCGCCACGAAAGCCGGGCTGCGACCGCGCCGGGCGGCGAACTCCAGCGCCAGACAAGCTCCTTGGGAAAACCCCACCAAGCCGATCTTCGAGGGATGCACGCCCGACGCGACGAAGCCGTCGAAGATGCGCTCGATGCGGTCCAAGCCGCGGCCGAGCCACGGCTCGTTCGCCTCCGTCGGAGCAAGAAACCTCTGCGGGTACCACGTCCCTCCCGGCGCTTGCGGAGCCGCGAAGGTGAACCCATCGGCGGGCAGGACGCGGGCAAGCCCGGCGATGTCTCGCGCCGTGGAGCCGCGACCGTGCACGAGGATCACGGCACCGGCCGCACCCGGCACCCGAGCGCCGAAACGCAGTGTATCCGGATCTTGGATATCGCTCATGCCGCACCTCCGTATGGTCGGGGCGCACGCAGCGGCGGCAAGATTCGTTCGATCTGCGCCCGCGCCGGTTCGTATTGCGCGGGGATCTTCAGCGCGCTTCCGAGGTCCTCCAGCGATTCGTCGACGGCAAAGCCCGGTCCCTCGGTCGCGATCTCGAAGAGCACGCCGCCCGGCTCTCGGTAGTAGATCGAATGGAAGTAGTTTCGATCCCGCACGGGCGAGACTCCGACTCCCGCTTCCGCGAGCAGCTCCTGCATCTTCAGCTCGGTCGCGTCGTCCGGCGTGCTCCATGCGACGTGATGAATCGTCCCCACGCCACCCAGACCGCGTGGAGCCTTCGGGTCCTCGATCAAATCGATGTACGTCCCGGATCCGCCGGCACCAGTCTCGAGACGCGTGAATCCCGTTTCCTCCCGCACGACACGGTATCCCATCACCAGCGTCGCCAAGGTGCGCGTCGGACCACTGCGCGCCAGCGTCAGCCGTGCGGTGTGCAGTCCCCGCAGCACGTGTGCGGCCGGGACGTCTCCGCCGATCCACCCGGCGCGTGCGTCTTCGTCGACCGCGACGATTTCGATCGGGATGCCGTCCGGATCGGCGAAGGCCAAGACCCGTTCGCCGTAGCGCTCGATCATGGAGGCGGTGACACCGGTCGATTCGAGCCGAGCCTTCCAGAACGGCAGGGACGCGTTAGGCGCCGAGAAACTCAGTGCGGTCATCTGTCCGGCACCGACGCGGCCGGTGGCGGCGCCCTGCGGCCAGTAGAAGAACGTGACGATCGAGCCCGCCGTCCCCGACTCGTCGCCGTAGTAGAGGTGATACGCGGACGGATCGTCGAAGTTCACCGTCTTCTTGATCAGGCGCAGGCCGAGCACGCCGGCGTAGAAGTCGACGTTGCGTTGTGGATCGCTCGCTATCGCCGTGACGTGGTGGATGCCGCGCAGCGAACGGGTTCCGGAAGAAGCCGAAGCGGTGGTGATGTCTCGCATGTGGCGAGAATAACACCGACCTCTTCGGGGGACTACTGCGCAAGCCGACCCACGGACATGCGTCATGCGCATAACCGCTCGTCCGTGCGGCGACGAAACGAACCGGTGGAGGACGTCAGCCCGCAGTCTACTCCGCGTGTTTGCGGTGGAGCCAACGCATCGCTGCGCGGTCCGAAAGCACGGCGAGCTTTTCTTCGCGGTCGAGGGAGTCCGGCCCGGCGGCGACGAGTCGTTCGCACAGGGCTAGTTTGTCTCCCGGATCGCTTCCGGAAACGGGCTGCCCGGGGAGCAACGAGAGATGCAAGAGATGGATCGTGGGGTCTACGATGGCCGGCATCACCCCCGGTGGGTGTGCCGGGGTACGCGCGATCTCCTCGTCCATGGCGCGCACGATCTCGGGCGGAGACGTTTCCTCCGGTGTAGTGAAGAGCCGGATACGTCGCGTCTTTTCACCCAGCGTGCGTCGGCTCGTGAACACCGAAATCGGCGCTGCCGCGAGCAAGCCGAGCAGTACCGGGCTCATCCAGAGGAGAATGCGTGGCGCGAACCACGCGAGCACGATGGTCCACACGAGACCGAGCAGCATCTGCCAGCGATGCGTGGTGAGCGCTTCGGTCCACGAGGTGCCGTCGGCGGCGCGCCTTTGGGTCACCCAGCGGACGCCGCGACCCGCGAGGACCGTGACGACGAAGAGCGAGTGAAACGCCATGAGCACGGGAGCCAAGACCATCGAAAAGAGAGTCTCGGCGACGACGCTGACCAGCGTTCGAAAGCGACCGCCGAATCCCTGCGCCGCGCCCCGCGTGAGGAAGAGATCGACCACGGCCAAGAACTTCGGGCCGAAGAGCAACGCTGCGGTGAGGCCGAGAAGTAGTTGCGCTTGGAGAACGGGATCTATCCCCATGCTCTCCAGCAGGCCGGGTTGAAGGACGGGGGTAAGTCCGGTCCGGTGGAAACCGATGGCGTTGAGTGAACCGACCACCAGCAGCGCGAGCCAGACCGGCGACGCGGCGTAGGCCAAGATTCCCAGCGAGAGATGAAAGCGGCTGATCGGACGGATGCCGCGTGCGAGAAGCAGCCATGCGTGCTGCACGTTGCCCTGACACCAGCGTCGGTCGCGTTGTGCAGCGTCGATCAATGTCGGCGGCGACTCCTCGTAGCTGTCTTCGATATGCGGTGCCATCCACATCTCCCAGCCGGCGCGGCGCAAGAGGGCGGCTTCGACGAAGTCGTGACTGAGAATCTGTCCACCGAAGGGCTCCTTTCCGGGCAGGCGCGGGAGCGAGCAGTGCTTCATGAAAGGGGCGATGCGGATGATGGCGTTGTGTCCCCAGTAGTTCGCGTCGCGCTGCAGCCATCGATCCATCCCGGCGACGAAGAGCGGGCCGTAGAGTCTCGTCGTGAACTGCATGATACGCGCGAAGAGCGTCTCGCTGCGAACCAGGCGCGGCACGCTCTGCACGAGGGCGGCCTTCGGGTTGCGTTCGATCGTCGCCACGAGTTCCACGAGCGCTTCGCCGGACATGAGGCTGTCGGCGTCGAGCACGATCATGTATTCGAACTGCGCACCCCATCGCCGACAGAAGTCGGCCACGTTGCCCGCCTTCTTGTTGAGGTTGTTGCGCCGGCGACGGTAGTGGATGCGTGCTTCGGGTCCGAGCTCGTCGCACGTGCGCTGCCAGTGGGCTTCTTCCTGCACCCAGCCTTCCGGTTGATTGGTGTCGCTGAGCACGAAGAACGCGAAAGACTCGTCGCGCCGGAGGCTTTGCAGCGAGCGGTGCATCGCACGAATCGCGGCGAACACGCGGACGGGATCCTCGTTGTAACACGGCAGAACGATCGCCGTTTCCGGCAGGTCGTCGGGCCACGACGCCGCACCACCGGCGACGCTACGTCGCACCCGCCGTACCAGAAATCCGAATACGCATTGCATCGCGCCGAACGCGAGCAGCGAGAAGAGTGTGGCGAAGAGGAGCAGTACGACCATGCGCGCTTCGAAGAGCGGCACGGCGCGCAGGGCGCCTGCGAGCAGCAGCGTCCCGCTCGCGGCGATGCAGACGACGGAGAGGAAGAGCGTCGCGCGCCAGAGGAGCGGGCGTGCGCGACCGTTCGGAGGTCGTTCCATGAGCGGTCTCTCGGTCAGTAGATGACGAGCGAGTAGGCGGATCCGGCGGCGCCGAGCACGAGGGCGAGAATCGTGAGCCCCTGCACTGTGGCGCTGGCGGAGATCGAGCGGGTGCATTGCTCGGCCAAGCCTGCGACGGGATGAAACTCGAGGGGTTCGGGAGTCATCGAGCGACGCGTGACGCGTGGCAGCGACATCGCGGCGTTCGCGCGCGGACGGGCGTTGATCGAAGAGGCGGGAGAGACGGAGGCAGTGTTGTTCATGGCTCGAGAAGTCACCAGGTGTGGTTCCAAGTTTCGGTCACGTCGGCGTCGTCGAGGCGCAGACGGAGAGTCATTTCGGCCGGGACGGACGGGTCGGCCTTTTTCAAGCGCGCGGATACGCGCCAAGAGTCGTCGGCTGCGACGTGCAGGAGGCGGACGTCGACCGCCTGCACGCCTCCGGGCAGATCGAGGACCGGTTGCACGTCCGCACGACGTTCGTCGACGCCAGCGGGGAGGGAGGCGAAATCCACGACCCACAAAACCTCCGCGGCCGGATCGGAGGGATGGGTGCGGCGGGTCGAGGCGACGTGTCCGATCTCGGGTCCGAACGTCGGAGCGGAAGTCCAATGCAGTTCGTAGCGGAAATCGATGCGTTCGCCGGCTTCGGGAGATCGCTCGAGGCGCCAGTAGGCCACGATGTTGTCGTGGTACTCGGAGTCGGTGGGCAGTTCCAGCAGCACTGTCTTGCCCGGAGGCCAATCGGGAGCCGTCGCCACCCACGCGCTCGGGCGGAGATCGTAGCGGGCTTCCGCGTCCCCATAGTTCGAATACGTCCGGTCGCGTTGGAGCAGACCGAATCCGGCGACCGCGCCGACGTCGGTGTCCGTGAGTGTGACGCCGGTCGGGTTGCGCAGGGGGCGCCACACGCGGGACTGGTCCGCGCCGAGGACGAGAAGACCGTCGGAGTCGTGCACTTCCGAGCGGAAGTCGCCCTGTCTGTCGCGCGAATGCTCACCGAACCAGAACATACTGGTGAGGGGCGCGAGACCGACGTTGTCCACGCGAGCGCGGAAGAACAGGGTGCCATGCACCTGCATCGTCGTGGCGTCGCCGGGCACGACGGTGAACGTGTAGGCACCGGAGACGCTCGGTCCGTCGAGCAGGGCGTGAATGGTGACGCGGTCGGAACCTTCCTCGGGTTTGCCCAGCCAGAACTCCACGAAGTCGGGGAACTCCTCGGCCCCGGGGCCGCCGCTGTTCAACGCGACGGCTCGTGCGGAGAGCCCGTAGTGGTGATCGCGACCGAGTGCGCGGAAGTAGTTGGAACCGAGAAACGACACGATCTCGTCCCACTTCCCGGGCTCGTGCAGCTCGTGCAACACGCGAAAACCCGCGTATCCCATCTCCTCGGGTGTGCGACGCGGAACGCGAAGATCCTGATAATCGAAGTTGGTGCGGAGAAACGGTACGAGTTGCGCGTGAGTGGCGGTGAATTCGGTGATGCGAACCGGTCGCTGGAAAAGCCCGCCCCGGTGAAAGAACTCGGCCCGGTAGGGAAGGCCGGCTCCGTACCAGAGGCCCTTTTCCGGCAGGAAGCGGATGCGTCGGTAGTCGTCGTAGTCCATCTGCGCGAACGCGCGCGGCAGAGGTGCCTTGGGTTCGGCGTAGGGATTGGCGGCGCGTTCCGCGGCGATCTTCTCGAGCCAGGCTCGATCGATCGTGACTCGTTGGACCTCGGCGGCCCGGACGTCCGGAGTGGCCGCGGTCCAACCGACGAAGGCGAGGAACGTGAGGGAGACGGTGCGCATGTCGTCGGCTTTCAGCAAACGGCGAACCGCTCGTGGTGAAGTGCCGCGAAGCGCGCCCGGCACGAGTCGCAACGGACTCGTCTCGAGCCACTTGAAACTTCGTTGGCCGACGACAAGCAACGAGCCGACGGATGCGACCGACGTCATGCTTCGTGCAGGTTGCACGTGTCGATCGCCGGCGGAGTCCGGCAAATGCAATCTCCACGAGGATGACTAGGTGTCGCGACAGGTATCGTGCATTCCGCCCTGAAGAATGGTCCGGGTGCGTGCGTGGTGCATGCGAAACGCAATCGGCGATATTCGTCGGAATCGCACAAGCGGCGGAGGAGTATGGACTTGAGCAGATCGAGAGAGCGACTGGCACGTCGCTCGCATGAAGGAGGCCCCTTCCGCGAGTCCGTCTCGTGTGATCTCCCCGAGCGGAGCGCGTGTAGGGAAAACTCCAATACACATCATGAGCGAAGCCGCATCCGCACCAGTCACCAAGATCAAGCGCCGCTCGAACCGCACTTCGAGTGCGGTCACGCGGCACACCCGCCGTCCATCGACCACTCGTTCCGGCAATCGTAAAACCAAGACCAACACCATGAAGAAAACAGCCGTTCAAGAAACCGAAGCGGACATCGCCAACGACCTTCGCGAACTCGTGCGGGACGCCGAGAAGCTCCTCGCGCAATCCAGCGACGCCGCCGACGAAAAGTTCACGGAGTTGCGCGCGCGGATGCGTGACGCGCTCGATTCGTCGCACGATCAACTCGAGCGCGCTCGCGAATACGCGTCCGATCAAGCGAAGCGCGCGGACGAGTACGTCCGCACGCATCCGTACCACACCGTCGGCATCGCCGCTGCGGTGGGTCTCGTGATCGGCGCTCTCGTCACGCGGAGGCCCTGAGGTTTCCGCTTCACTCGACTCCGCGGCCGGATCCCGACGGATCCGGCCGCGGTGCAACTTTTCCGACCGTTGAATCCACAGCAAAAACCGGCAGAGGAGAAATCCCGATGGCGCCGAATCGTGACCGTCGCCATGAACGGGGTGGAGCACCGTGCGGCGCTGGCTTCGCTGGAGTTCGCGGAACTCAAGCGGGACCTCGCCCTGTCCGGCGCCTTGGTGCTGACGGCGTCGTTCGCTTCTCTCCTGTCCGGAACGGCCGCGCTGCTGTTGATCGCCGCCGTCTACTGGGACACCGAGCACCGCGTGACCGCAATGGCGGTCTCGCTCTGCGTGCTCGCGACGCTCGCCGTAGGCTGCCTCGCAGCCGCGTGGCTGTTCGTATCCAGGTTGCAGATACTACCGGCCGTCAGGGAACAACTGAAGAAGGACCGCACATGCCTGGGCACCATCCTCAGCGACTGACCTTGCCCGTTCCCCGCAATCGAAAAGAGCTGTTGCTCTTCGCGTGCGAGCTGGATCGGCGGGAACTCGCCGTCCTCTCGCGCCCTCCGCGCGCGGCGATCGGTGCAGCGACTTCCGTGGCTCGGGTGTTGCGCATGGAATGGCTGTTGCCCGTCTTCCGTCCCTTGTTGCCTCGCAAGCTGCGTTGGCTCGCACTCGCGGCCGAGACCGCTTTACGCGTGATGCGGTGAACGACTCGCTCGAACGGGGCTTTCAGCCGACGTTCGAGTGCGGCGCGCCGTTCGGGAGAGGAAAAGGAGCGACGTCCGCACGCGGTCTCACGGGATCGGCACTGACGAGACGCGAAAAGGGGCGGAGCGATTCGATGTGGTCGCCGGCGATCTTGACGATCGTGAGCATGGGGATGGCGAGGAGAGCGCCCGGCACGCCCCAAAGCCAACCCCAGAAGACGAGCCAGATCAGACACGCCGCAGGATCGAGACGGAAGCGTCGACCGAGGACGGCGGGGGTGATCAGCATGCCTTCGAGGCTGTTGATCACGATGTAGAGGGCCGGGCCCGCGAGCGCGGGCGCGAGCGTATCGAAAGTCATGATACCGGCGAGCGCGACGATCGACACGCCGACGAGCCCCCCGAGATAGGGGACGAAGTTGAGCAGCGCGGCCATCACGCCCCACAGAACCGGATTGGGCAGACCCACGAGACCGAGCGCGGTGCCGATCGCCACGCCGAGGCATGCATTGACGACCGTGATCGTCGCGAGATAGCGCGAGACGTGCGCACTCGTGGCCTCGACCAGCTCGGCCGCGTCGCTGCCGCTGGCGCGATCGCAAACGAAGCGGCCGAGATTGTGGATGAGGCGCCCGTTGGTTCCGAGGAGGAAGAAGAGGACGAACATGACGAGCACGAGCGCCCAAGCCACGTCGACCGTACCCCACAGGGCGCGCTCGGCTATGCCGGGTTGCTTCAACTCGACCGTGCGCCGGGCATCGGAGCCGCTGGTCAGATTCTCGAGTCTTTCACCGGCTTTGCCGACGTCTTCCACGGGCCGGCGCAGGTCGGAGAGAAACCTCTCGATCTTGCGCGTGGCGGCCGGGGCCTCGTCGAACCATTGCTTCGCTGCCGGCTGCAGCGACACGAGCGAGAAGACGAGTGCTCCCGCTCCGACGAGAATGACCACGCTCGCCGAAACGAAGGGATGAATGTGCCATCGATGCAGCCGACCGACGAGCGGTCGCAACAGCAGCGCGAAAATGCAAGCCACGACGATGGGGACCACGACCGAACGTACGAGGTAGAGCGCCGCCAAGGTGGCGATGACGGCGAGCATCCGGACGGCGATGGTGCCGGGACGGGAGGGTGTTGCTGAAGCGAACGGAGCGGGTGGGGGGTCACTGACTGGCGAGCGCGTCATGGGATCGAGCGGCTGAGGGACGTAGAGCGACGTGCGACGTGAGCCCATCGACGGAGCTGCGATCGAAGCCGGGGATCGCGACGACGAGGCGGGGAGGGGCGACGGACGTGTGCCAGTCGGCGTCGACGTGGAGGCGCCATGCATCGTCCTCGTGCGACAAACGGATGGCGATCTTGCCCCAAGGGGTCGACGTGGGGCCGTACGACACGGGTTGGCGCGTGTGCAACCAACACGAAGGGATGCCTGAACCCAGCACGAGATGGTCGTCTTCTTCGCGCACGAAGAGTGCGCGGACCATCAGGATCCATTCCGCAGCGGCCCATCCGTGTTGGCCGTCTCCCATGCAACCGCCGTTGGTGCGGGGATGAATCGCTTCGGGCCATTGGCCGGTCGGGGAGGCGAGTTCCGCCGTTCTCCGGACGAGGCCCATGTAGCGAGGGTCTCCGTGTCGCAGGAAGGTCTGAGCGAGGGCGAGGGTGAGGTAGGCGTTGGTCCCGGAGTGGATCATGTCCTGGAAGAATCCGCCCGTCGCGCAGCAGTTGCGGCGCAGCCAGTCCGCGGTCGCCACGAGCTTCGCGGTGTCGAAGCCCGGAAGTCGCAGCGGGTAGTCCGCGACGAGCGAGCCGACGGCGCCCGCGTCCATGCGACGGTGTGGCGTCGCCGGTATCCCCAGTTCGGATACAGAGGGCGGCAACCCCGCGAGGCTCTTGCGGATGGCGGTGGAAAACGCCTTCGCCTCTCGGTCGCGACGGGCGCTCGTATCCGCATCGCCGCGACGAGCAGCGATGCGCGCGGCCGCGAGCAGGCCGGCCACGCCCCAGAAGTCGTCCCAGTAGTACTGGTCGACCGGACCGAGATGCTCCGCACTGAAGCCGGGAGGAAAGAGTCCGTCCGTAGCCGGATCCTGGATACGTTTGGCCCCGATCCAGTCGGCACCTCGAGCGAGGGCATCCGAAACGGGTGCATCGAGGCGACGATCGGTGTGGCGCTCGAAGAGGTCCGAGATCCAGAGCACTTGGCCGTTGGAGTCCCATTCGCCTTCTTGGGAGTGGAAAAATCCGTCGGGCTGCTGCCGTGCCGGGAAGGCCTGGAGCGCCCGCGCGACGCGGTCGTGGAGACCAGCGGCGAGCATGGCGTGCATCATCAGGCACGCGTCGCGGAACCAGAATCTCCGGTACGTCCACGGGCCGGGGTGGATGTCGCCGGGCGAGAGGAGCACCAAGGTGTCCAGAGCGG from Opitutales bacterium ASA1 encodes the following:
- a CDS encoding cytochrome d ubiquinol oxidase subunit II, giving the protein MVDVLVFFIGASLLLYVLLGGSDYGAGIVELLPAGARRERQKHVINDAMGPVWEANHIWLILVVVILFMGFPTVFTTLMIALHVPMLALLVGIVVRGTAFTFRHYDARQEPASQRVYTILFGVSSLWSALWLGIIVASLGRAKIDRHATDVWSAYFAPWWGLYPLAVGVFVACIFVFLAAVYLIGETGEADLRRRFTRIGIAANAAVVIGGGLVFLAALGEQDPLHRQFLRNPETLGVVGLATLMCVALWTSVRRRSPLATRVVAGAQVTLILLGWWLLYAPDVLITTDGPMTFHTTAAPPATQRQLVLALLVGSAFIFPSLFFLLRVFKSRRDSEGAE
- a CDS encoding cytochrome ubiquinol oxidase subunit I is translated as MDNLLAARATMAFSLGFHIVFAAIGMTMPFLMSAAHWFHLKRGDEEYLALTKMWMKGVAILFAVGAVSGTVLSFELGLLWPGFMEHAGAIIGMPFSWEGTAFFLEAVAIGLFLYGWKRMRPWVHWCTGLAVGVTGFMSGVFVVAANGWMNAPAGFTWENGVASDVDPVAAMFNAAWLHQTIHMQLAALQAVGFGVGGIHAFLFLRGRAPSLHMRAMKIAMVFGATASLLQPLAGHFAAQRVAELQPAKLAAMEGHFHTSTRAPLWIGGIPDVDTQEMRMGVPLPGMLSFLAHDDFDAEVIGLDRFPRDEWPPVVIVHVAFQIMVGIGMAMAAVALLYFWFLRKKHFPRWFLRTLVAFVPMGMIAIEAGWIVTEVGRQPWIIYGVMRTADAVTPVPGMVYHFYLFLTLYLTLAVVTVWLLRRQITTAERTLGG
- a CDS encoding dienelactone hydrolase family protein, with translation MSDIQDPDTLRFGARVPGAAGAVILVHGRGSTARDIAGLARVLPADGFTFAAPQAPGGTWYPQRFLAPTEANEPWLGRGLDRIERIFDGFVASGVHPSKIGLVGFSQGACLALEFAARRGRSPAFVAGLSGALIGPLDREPPSGSHLEDVPVLLACAELDAHIPLAHVEAGERVLRAMGAQVVKQVFPGEAHTVFPESIEWLRGVIESMKRPSPPRHRPDS
- a CDS encoding ring-cleaving dioxygenase, translated to MRDITTASASSGTRSLRGIHHVTAIASDPQRNVDFYAGVLGLRLIKKTVNFDDPSAYHLYYGDESGTAGSIVTFFYWPQGAATGRVGAGQMTALSFSAPNASLPFWKARLESTGVTASMIERYGERVLAFADPDGIPIEIVAVDEDARAGWIGGDVPAAHVLRGLHTARLTLARSGPTRTLATLVMGYRVVREETGFTRLETGAGGSGTYIDLIEDPKAPRGLGGVGTIHHVAWSTPDDATELKMQELLAEAGVGVSPVRDRNYFHSIYYREPGGVLFEIATEGPGFAVDESLEDLGSALKIPAQYEPARAQIERILPPLRAPRPYGGAA
- a CDS encoding glucan biosynthesis protein, with the translated sequence MTSVASVGSLLVVGQRSFKWLETSPLRLVPGALRGTSPRAVRRLLKADDMRTVSLTFLAFVGWTAATPDVRAAEVQRVTIDRAWLEKIAAERAANPYAEPKAPLPRAFAQMDYDDYRRIRFLPEKGLWYGAGLPYRAEFFHRGGLFQRPVRITEFTATHAQLVPFLRTNFDYQDLRVPRRTPEEMGYAGFRVLHELHEPGKWDEIVSFLGSNYFRALGRDHHYGLSARAVALNSGGPGAEEFPDFVEFWLGKPEEGSDRVTIHALLDGPSVSGAYTFTVVPGDATTMQVHGTLFFRARVDNVGLAPLTSMFWFGEHSRDRQGDFRSEVHDSDGLLVLGADQSRVWRPLRNPTGVTLTDTDVGAVAGFGLLQRDRTYSNYGDAEARYDLRPSAWVATAPDWPPGKTVLLELPTDSEYHDNIVAYWRLERSPEAGERIDFRYELHWTSAPTFGPEIGHVASTRRTHPSDPAAEVLWVVDFASLPAGVDERRADVQPVLDLPGGVQAVDVRLLHVAADDSWRVSARLKKADPSVPAEMTLRLRLDDADVTETWNHTW
- a CDS encoding AI-2E family transporter, yielding MLAVIATLAALYLVRSVVVPIVVACIFALLLRPLVGRLHRWHIHPFVSASVVILVGAGALVFSLVSLQPAAKQWFDEAPAATRKIERFLSDLRRPVEDVGKAGERLENLTSGSDARRTVELKQPGIAERALWGTVDVAWALVLVMFVLFFLLGTNGRLIHNLGRFVCDRASGSDAAELVEATSAHVSRYLATITVVNACLGVAIGTALGLVGLPNPVLWGVMAALLNFVPYLGGLVGVSIVALAGIMTFDTLAPALAGPALYIVINSLEGMLITPAVLGRRFRLDPAACLIWLVFWGWLWGVPGALLAIPMLTIVKIAGDHIESLRPFSRLVSADPVRPRADVAPFPLPNGAPHSNVG